One Vibrio penaeicida DNA segment encodes these proteins:
- a CDS encoding OmpA/MotB family protein — protein MPRRRQSGVDVREENDWLVTYSDFITLLMTFFIVILATSQIDQGKFEELKASWSALSNRKAEMPMTQLIQTLEQSTEHEPISLTKMPDGIKVDFDTEALYEEGSATLSHEGVRLLTIFASSIENTNLDGKEIVVEGHTDDLPIHNDHFDSNWELSGARAIRVTKQLISLSVDKTKLSAVAYANTYPTISDSKELAAQRKANRRVSIYIKRSTRH, from the coding sequence ATGCCGCGTAGAAGACAGAGTGGTGTTGATGTCCGAGAAGAAAATGACTGGCTAGTAACATACAGTGATTTCATTACACTTTTGATGACTTTCTTCATCGTTATTCTCGCGACGTCTCAAATCGATCAAGGCAAGTTTGAAGAACTGAAAGCCAGTTGGAGCGCGCTATCGAACCGAAAAGCCGAGATGCCAATGACCCAGCTCATTCAAACCTTAGAGCAATCAACTGAACATGAGCCTATCTCCTTAACGAAAATGCCTGATGGAATTAAAGTAGATTTCGATACAGAAGCGCTTTACGAAGAAGGTTCTGCAACGTTAAGTCATGAAGGCGTTCGGCTTTTAACCATTTTTGCGTCATCCATAGAAAACACAAACCTGGATGGAAAGGAAATTGTCGTCGAAGGTCATACAGATGACTTACCTATTCATAACGACCATTTCGATAGCAACTGGGAGCTTTCCGGTGCAAGAGCAATCAGGGTGACAAAACAGCTGATTTCCTTGTCAGTCGACAAAACAAAACTGAGCGCTGTTGCGTACGCAAATACCTACCCAACAATATCAGATTCAAAAGAGCTCGCTGCTCAGAGGAAAGCCAATCGTCGCGTTAGCATTTACATCAAACGCAGTACTCGGCACTAG